The following proteins come from a genomic window of Rhodoligotrophos sp. CJ14:
- a CDS encoding branched-chain amino acid ABC transporter permease, which translates to MDYILLTELAINGVFVGLMYALVAVGIVLIYKTSGLANLAQGALAMMGGYATWAVASYFGMPVWGAIPIAIVLMFLVGALIERLALRRMIGQPVIMVIMLTLGLEIMLRGLLPGIFGSAVKRLDLGIPNAPIFLGDFLINRSILIGGTISLAMICVALVFFNSKLGVMMRAVSDDQTASWSVGIRVERAIAIAWGLSSVMATVAGVLWGATQGIDWSLSLLLIKALAIAILGGLDSIPGVLIAGVIVGVAESLASGILDPLVGGGTRDIVASVIILLTLLVKPHGLFGREHIERV; encoded by the coding sequence ATGGATTACATCCTGCTTACGGAACTGGCCATCAACGGCGTCTTTGTCGGCCTGATGTATGCGCTGGTCGCGGTCGGCATCGTGCTGATCTACAAGACTTCGGGGCTTGCCAATCTTGCGCAAGGAGCGCTCGCCATGATGGGGGGCTATGCCACCTGGGCGGTTGCTTCGTATTTCGGCATGCCGGTGTGGGGCGCCATTCCCATCGCGATCGTGCTGATGTTCCTGGTGGGCGCTCTGATCGAGCGGCTCGCGCTGAGGCGAATGATCGGGCAGCCGGTGATCATGGTGATCATGCTCACCCTCGGGCTCGAGATCATGCTGCGCGGGCTGCTGCCGGGCATTTTCGGCTCGGCGGTCAAACGGCTCGATCTCGGCATTCCGAACGCGCCGATCTTTCTCGGCGATTTCCTGATCAATCGGTCGATCCTCATCGGCGGCACCATCTCGCTGGCCATGATCTGCGTGGCGCTGGTCTTCTTCAATTCGAAGCTGGGTGTGATGATGCGGGCCGTTTCGGATGACCAGACGGCGTCATGGTCGGTGGGCATCCGGGTCGAGCGGGCGATCGCGATTGCCTGGGGACTCTCCTCGGTCATGGCGACGGTTGCCGGCGTGCTGTGGGGCGCGACACAGGGTATCGACTGGTCGCTATCGCTGCTGCTGATCAAAGCGCTCGCGATTGCCATTCTCGGCGGGCTTGATTCCATTCCCGGCGTGTTGATCGCGGGGGTGATCGTGGGCGTCGCCGAAAGTCTCGCGTCGGGCATTCTCGATCCGCTGGTGGGTGGTGGCACGCGCGACATCGTCGCCTCGGTGATCATCCTGCTGACGCTGCTGGTCAAGCCGCATGGCCTGTTCGGCCGCGAACATATCGAGAGGGTCTGA
- a CDS encoding AMP-dependent synthetase/ligase yields MSAAPLAITSWPKREDGLPATLISALARNAIEDADRIGFRERDYGVWQEASWRDVLGEVLSFAAGMEGLGLGPGEAVTVVGDNRARLYYAMLAAMALRAFPAPVFPDVPVDELVDYTRNGSPNVAVAEDQEQVDKLLDLRERTGRPRTIIYDDVRGIGAYKVDGIVSADAVIEAGRKRLASEPSLAQGLVDRAQADDIAVLLHSSGTTGLPKGIPLRHRNVITGISNAAKGGYFKPHEELFAYLPTAWVGDFVFSLGAGVVLTSTISIPERQETALHDLREVAPTFYLAAPRAWDNMLTRVQVGMADSTPFKRGLFNYFIPRAIELERKRLAGEKPSAWERVVDAAGNVLIYAPIRDHLGLSRAERAFTGGEAIGEDTFLFFRAIGVKLKQFYGQTETCALSAAQTEGQVKLHTVGPIMPGVEVKIDDSGEILIRSGSVIDGYFNAPDESAKALENGWLKTGDAGHIEPDGDLVVLGRVSEVVRTASGERFIPNFIENRLKFSSFVRNAAVIGAGRPVLNAIICIDFEAVGHWAEQRAISYTSYADLSQKPEVRDLVGSIIRRVNKTQPESLRIRRFVNLHKDFDADDGEITRTRKLRRKVIEDRYAALIDALYSDAREVTFDAQITYESGEKGVIRRTLAIQEVPA; encoded by the coding sequence ATGAGTGCCGCACCGCTTGCGATCACATCCTGGCCGAAGCGCGAGGATGGACTTCCCGCAACTTTGATTTCGGCTCTGGCCCGGAACGCCATCGAGGACGCTGACCGGATCGGCTTTCGCGAGCGCGATTACGGGGTTTGGCAGGAGGCAAGCTGGCGCGATGTTCTGGGCGAGGTCTTGAGCTTTGCCGCGGGCATGGAAGGGCTCGGACTTGGACCCGGCGAGGCGGTCACGGTGGTGGGGGATAACCGCGCGCGGCTCTATTATGCGATGCTAGCGGCCATGGCACTGCGAGCCTTCCCCGCCCCGGTCTTTCCCGATGTTCCGGTGGATGAGCTGGTGGATTATACGCGCAATGGCTCACCGAATGTCGCCGTTGCGGAGGATCAGGAGCAAGTCGATAAGCTGCTGGACTTGCGCGAGCGCACCGGCCGGCCGCGGACCATCATCTATGACGATGTGCGCGGAATCGGCGCCTATAAGGTGGACGGGATCGTCTCAGCAGATGCAGTGATCGAGGCCGGGCGAAAGCGGCTCGCCAGCGAGCCCAGCCTCGCACAGGGTCTCGTCGATCGGGCGCAAGCGGACGATATCGCGGTGCTGCTGCATTCCTCGGGGACCACGGGCCTGCCCAAGGGCATTCCGCTGCGCCATCGCAACGTGATCACGGGGATCAGCAATGCGGCCAAGGGCGGCTATTTCAAGCCGCATGAGGAGCTGTTCGCCTATCTGCCGACCGCTTGGGTTGGCGATTTCGTGTTCAGCCTGGGAGCAGGCGTGGTGCTCACGTCCACGATCAGCATTCCGGAGCGCCAGGAGACGGCTCTGCACGATCTGCGCGAGGTGGCGCCGACCTTCTATCTCGCGGCACCGCGGGCATGGGACAATATGCTGACGCGCGTGCAAGTGGGCATGGCAGATTCGACGCCATTCAAGCGGGGGCTGTTCAACTATTTCATTCCGCGCGCGATCGAGCTCGAGCGCAAGAGGCTTGCGGGTGAGAAGCCCAGCGCCTGGGAGCGCGTGGTCGATGCGGCGGGCAATGTGCTGATCTATGCGCCGATCCGGGATCATCTCGGCTTGTCGCGCGCCGAACGCGCCTTCACCGGCGGCGAGGCCATTGGTGAAGATACGTTCCTGTTTTTCCGCGCGATCGGCGTCAAGCTCAAGCAGTTCTACGGGCAGACGGAGACCTGCGCCTTGTCGGCGGCGCAGACGGAGGGGCAGGTCAAGCTGCATACGGTCGGGCCGATCATGCCGGGGGTCGAGGTCAAGATCGACGATAGCGGCGAAATCCTGATCCGGTCCGGCTCGGTGATCGATGGCTATTTCAACGCACCGGACGAGAGTGCCAAGGCTCTCGAAAACGGCTGGCTCAAAACGGGCGATGCCGGCCATATCGAACCGGATGGCGATCTCGTGGTGCTGGGGCGGGTGAGCGAGGTGGTGCGCACCGCATCCGGCGAGCGGTTCATTCCGAATTTCATCGAGAACCGGCTGAAATTCAGCTCGTTCGTGCGCAATGCGGCGGTGATCGGGGCAGGGCGGCCGGTGCTGAACGCGATCATCTGTATCGATTTCGAAGCGGTCGGCCATTGGGCCGAGCAGCGCGCCATTTCCTATACGTCCTATGCGGATCTTTCGCAGAAGCCGGAGGTGCGGGATCTCGTCGGCAGTATCATTCGGCGGGTGAACAAGACACAGCCGGAGAGCCTGCGGATCCGGCGCTTCGTCAACCTGCATAAGGATTTCGATGCGGATGACGGCGAGATCACGCGTACGCGGAAGCTGCGCCGGAAGGTGATCGAGGATCGCTACGCGGCGCTGATCGATGCGCTCTATTCCGATGCAAGGGAAGTGACCTTCGATGCGCAGATTACGTATGAAAGCGGGGAGAAGGGCGTGATCCGCCGCACCCTCGCCATTCAGGAGGTGCCGGCCTGA
- a CDS encoding ABC transporter substrate-binding protein translates to MEISRRSLLAGAAAAALASNVKIGVASAQEKVIRFAMPQDFTRIYTFVTAEYSQGQRDYISLINGRGGINGYTIALDVSDHGNDLPRAIEAYERAKTQGAVLVDPLSTPVARALVPRVLQDKINMVTAFSGRSDAADGTVFPYIFPLSPNYWTQAALLIDFFRQKDGDLKGKKICFVHIDTPFGKEPLPIVEKLGQKFGFELQAFPYTPPGNDQSAIWPQVRRARPDWVMFWGAGVGQTVALTEAIRNGLPMDRVSSSVWLSQSDMDVVGRDQAVGVLKFDPCESGREPKVIQDILKEVLQPGKGAGPEDKVGTNYYNYGVMLASVMVEGVRMAFEKNPNGPIDGPWLNQGLVSIKDFTLDGFIPPTTVTPEDHQGGGMGRVSRWDGEKFVPETDWFTANQDVVWEEIKKYSQEFAKTGK, encoded by the coding sequence ATGGAGATCAGTCGTCGTAGCCTTTTAGCAGGTGCCGCGGCCGCGGCGCTTGCATCCAATGTGAAGATCGGCGTCGCATCGGCACAGGAAAAGGTGATTCGGTTTGCGATGCCTCAGGATTTCACCCGCATTTATACCTTTGTAACGGCGGAATATAGCCAGGGGCAGCGTGATTATATCAGCCTCATCAATGGCCGCGGCGGTATCAATGGCTATACGATTGCGCTAGATGTCTCGGATCATGGCAATGACCTGCCGCGGGCGATCGAGGCTTATGAGCGGGCGAAGACCCAGGGGGCAGTGTTGGTCGACCCGTTGTCGACGCCGGTTGCGCGGGCGCTGGTTCCTCGGGTGCTGCAGGACAAGATCAATATGGTGACAGCCTTCTCCGGCCGCAGTGACGCGGCGGATGGTACGGTATTCCCCTATATCTTCCCGCTGTCGCCCAATTACTGGACCCAGGCGGCATTGCTCATCGACTTCTTCCGGCAGAAGGATGGAGACCTCAAGGGCAAGAAGATCTGCTTCGTCCATATCGATACGCCCTTCGGCAAGGAGCCGCTGCCGATCGTTGAGAAGCTCGGCCAGAAATTTGGCTTCGAGCTGCAGGCCTTCCCCTATACCCCGCCGGGCAATGACCAATCGGCGATCTGGCCGCAGGTGCGGCGAGCGCGGCCGGATTGGGTGATGTTCTGGGGAGCCGGCGTCGGCCAGACCGTGGCGCTGACCGAGGCGATCCGCAACGGTCTGCCGATGGATCGCGTCTCCTCGAGCGTGTGGCTGTCGCAGTCGGACATGGATGTGGTCGGCAGGGACCAGGCGGTCGGGGTGTTGAAGTTCGACCCGTGCGAGTCTGGTCGTGAGCCGAAGGTGATCCAGGACATTCTCAAGGAGGTGCTGCAGCCGGGCAAGGGGGCAGGGCCCGAGGACAAGGTTGGCACCAACTACTACAATTATGGGGTGATGCTCGCATCCGTCATGGTCGAAGGCGTACGCATGGCCTTCGAGAAGAACCCCAATGGGCCGATCGACGGGCCATGGCTCAACCAGGGCCTCGTCTCGATCAAGGACTTCACGCTCGATGGGTTCATTCCGCCGACGACGGTGACGCCCGAAGATCATCAAGGCGGTGGCATGGGCCGCGTCTCGCGCTGGGATGGCGAGAAGTTCGTGCCGGAAACAGATTGGTTCACGGCCAATCAGGACGTGGTCTGGGAGGAGATCAAAAAATACTCCCAGGAATTCGCCAAGACCGGGAAGTAG
- a CDS encoding ABC transporter ATP-binding protein, producing MSLLSLNNIEVVYDRVFLAVKGVSIEVPESGLVGLLGANGAGKSTVLKAISGLLKPERGLVTRGDIAFQGASIADLDPPQRVRLGIVHVLEGRRVFGHLTPAENMLAATSMHRDRAKTRELMDKMFALFPRLADRAKAKAGYLSGGEQQMLAIARALMTEPKLILLDEPSLGLAPFLVDEIFETIKRINQETGVGILLVEQNAAAALDIAHSAYLIENGRVVMSGPAEVMRSNPDVQDAYLGGAQKVDYHAVKHYRRRKRWLA from the coding sequence TTGTCGCTGCTGAGCCTGAACAATATCGAGGTGGTCTATGACCGGGTGTTCCTCGCGGTCAAAGGCGTCTCGATCGAGGTGCCCGAGAGCGGGCTCGTTGGCCTGCTCGGGGCCAATGGTGCCGGAAAAAGCACGGTGCTGAAGGCAATCAGCGGCCTCCTGAAGCCGGAACGCGGGCTGGTCACCCGTGGCGATATCGCCTTCCAGGGCGCCAGCATCGCCGATCTTGATCCGCCACAGCGGGTGCGGCTCGGGATCGTGCATGTGCTGGAGGGGCGGCGTGTGTTCGGGCATCTGACACCAGCGGAGAACATGCTCGCCGCCACGTCCATGCACCGCGATCGGGCGAAGACGCGGGAATTGATGGACAAGATGTTCGCGCTGTTCCCCCGGCTTGCGGATCGCGCCAAGGCGAAGGCCGGCTATCTCTCCGGGGGCGAGCAGCAGATGCTGGCCATTGCCCGGGCGCTCATGACCGAGCCCAAGCTCATCCTGCTGGACGAGCCGAGCCTGGGGCTCGCGCCTTTCCTCGTCGACGAGATCTTCGAGACCATCAAGCGCATCAACCAGGAGACCGGTGTCGGCATTCTGCTGGTCGAGCAGAATGCGGCTGCGGCGCTCGATATCGCCCATTCCGCCTATCTCATCGAGAACGGCCGGGTGGTGATGAGCGGGCCGGCGGAGGTCATGCGCTCCAATCCTGATGTGCAGGATGCCTATCTCGGCGGTGCCCAGAAGGTCGACTACCACGCGGTGAAGCACTATCGCCGCCGTAAGCGCTGGCTCGCTTAG
- a CDS encoding ABC transporter ATP-binding protein — MLDCRGIERSFGGLRALKGVDVHVNDGEIFGLVGPNGSGKTTMVNVITGFYPPNAGKVVLFGEDVTQLKPHQIAAKGVARTFQNLALFRGMSVLDNILLGRHVHMRPGALPTLFYWWWAQREELAHRRVVEEIIDFMQLQDIRDEPVEVIPMGLQKRVELARALVAEPKLLILDEPMAGMNQEEKEYIARFILDARDERKVSILIIEHHMDVVTAICDRITVLSYGEIIAQGEPLAAISEPKVVQAYLGDKAAARHVRVPA; from the coding sequence GTGCTTGATTGCCGAGGCATCGAGCGCAGTTTCGGCGGATTGAGAGCGCTCAAGGGCGTGGATGTCCACGTCAATGACGGCGAGATCTTCGGCCTTGTCGGCCCAAACGGCTCCGGCAAAACCACCATGGTCAATGTCATCACCGGGTTTTATCCGCCCAATGCGGGCAAGGTGGTCCTGTTCGGCGAGGACGTGACCCAGCTCAAGCCGCATCAGATCGCAGCCAAGGGGGTGGCGCGCACTTTCCAGAACCTTGCCCTGTTCCGCGGCATGAGCGTGCTCGACAATATTCTCCTCGGGCGACATGTGCATATGCGGCCCGGCGCGCTGCCCACGCTGTTCTACTGGTGGTGGGCGCAGCGGGAGGAGCTGGCGCATCGCCGGGTGGTCGAAGAGATCATCGACTTCATGCAGCTGCAGGACATCAGAGATGAACCGGTCGAGGTCATTCCGATGGGGCTGCAGAAGCGGGTGGAACTTGCCCGCGCTCTGGTGGCCGAGCCGAAGCTCCTGATTCTGGATGAGCCCATGGCGGGCATGAACCAGGAGGAGAAGGAATATATCGCGCGGTTCATTCTGGATGCGCGGGACGAGCGGAAGGTTTCGATCCTCATCATCGAGCATCACATGGATGTGGTCACCGCCATCTGCGACCGCATCACGGTTTTGAGCTATGGGGAGATCATCGCGCAGGGCGAGCCCTTGGCGGCGATCTCGGAGCCCAAGGTGGTTCAGGCCTATCTCGGCGACAAGGCGGCCGCGCGGCATGTGAGGGTTCCGGCATGA
- a CDS encoding branched-chain amino acid ABC transporter permease, whose translation MLYRRAGIRHTRYQDERQLWPLPFDKGLVVAIAVLLVIAPFVVGPLYLSSYLLPWIIWSTAALGLNFLMGTAGQIHLGYGAVMAIGAYTAVHLVLAGVPFEIAMIAGGLMSAVIGIIFGAAALRVKGLYLAMATLAMQYIVDFVISHFPAISGGSLASIAVPPVSFLGVPVVGDIRTYFVALIICAIVTLFMLNVQRTSFGRALAAVREKDYAAEVIGVSTFKYKLLAFWTSSFIGGVVGAVLAVCYLRSISPDQFHIELSIQLVAMVIVGGLGSVLGSFFGAGLILFAPIILNNLIGAMASTFGLAISTDLRAHVPLVLYGALIIGFLLWEPLGLAKIYNNFRNYLLVWPFRHAQR comes from the coding sequence ATGCTTTACCGCCGCGCCGGCATCAGGCACACGCGATATCAGGACGAGCGGCAGCTCTGGCCATTGCCCTTCGACAAGGGGCTGGTGGTTGCGATTGCCGTGCTGCTGGTCATCGCGCCCTTCGTGGTCGGACCGCTCTATCTGTCGAGCTACCTTCTGCCGTGGATCATCTGGTCGACGGCAGCGCTGGGGCTCAATTTCCTCATGGGGACCGCCGGGCAGATCCATCTCGGCTACGGGGCGGTGATGGCGATCGGGGCCTATACGGCTGTGCATCTCGTGCTGGCAGGCGTGCCCTTCGAGATCGCGATGATCGCCGGCGGGCTGATGAGCGCCGTGATCGGCATCATCTTCGGTGCCGCGGCGCTCAGGGTCAAAGGCCTCTATCTCGCGATGGCCACGCTCGCCATGCAATATATCGTCGATTTCGTCATCTCGCATTTTCCCGCGATCTCCGGTGGATCGCTGGCCTCGATCGCGGTGCCGCCGGTCAGCTTTCTCGGCGTGCCGGTGGTCGGGGACATCCGGACCTATTTCGTCGCGCTGATCATCTGCGCCATCGTCACCCTGTTCATGCTCAATGTGCAGCGAACGAGCTTCGGGCGCGCGCTCGCCGCGGTGCGCGAGAAGGATTACGCCGCGGAGGTGATCGGGGTCAGCACCTTCAAGTACAAGCTGCTGGCCTTTTGGACGAGCTCGTTCATCGGTGGCGTTGTCGGGGCGGTGCTGGCGGTGTGCTATCTGCGTTCGATCTCGCCCGATCAGTTCCATATCGAGCTCTCGATCCAGCTGGTCGCCATGGTCATCGTCGGCGGTCTCGGCAGTGTGCTCGGCTCATTCTTCGGTGCTGGCCTGATCCTGTTCGCGCCGATCATCCTCAATAATCTCATCGGCGCGATGGCCTCAACTTTCGGCCTCGCCATCTCGACCGATCTGCGCGCGCATGTGCCGCTGGTGCTCTATGGCGCGCTGATCATCGGCTTCCTTCTGTGGGAGCCGTTGGGCCTCGCCAAGATCTACAACAATTTCAGAAACTACCTGCTCGTCTGGCCATTCCGGCATGCACAACGATAG
- a CDS encoding DUF2157 domain-containing protein has protein sequence MFDRYYRNRLAADLNLWRDRGWVTPEAAAAILASVPAPGRTLTLSGIIATLGGLLLGAAAIAFVAANWEGMAPFLRFLLLLAALAAAYGAAAWLKHRDHPALSDAMVLVACLVFAAAIALVGQAYNLAGEFRDAVLFWTIGCFGAALLTRATSATIMSLVGVSVWAFLTTTELNTVPHWASLALLLAVGLFALWLDKTLARAFTAALVFWVGLTLITLTEAVDWPYIGGLALSAAVALFFWSLGAFLAGLAGSEPWPERLRALGRALAWPSLVGLLLALFMMQFLFDETRAEALGWLLPAIIAALAAGLVALLAVKRGMLSLAHSVIGLMIVLCAILFAYWQTTNGVPAGNDATLSEPGLWSRLVIAFIILCASLWLVALAQTASGQYVHGLGLIAFGAEVLYVYIETLGTLIDTALGFLIGGILLIALSFALLRLDRWLRSTRSLQP, from the coding sequence GTGTTCGATAGATATTACCGCAACAGGCTTGCGGCTGACCTGAACCTGTGGCGCGACCGCGGCTGGGTGACCCCCGAAGCAGCAGCCGCCATTCTTGCCTCCGTTCCGGCGCCCGGTCGAACGCTGACACTTTCCGGTATCATTGCCACCCTGGGAGGCCTGCTGCTCGGCGCGGCGGCCATCGCCTTTGTCGCAGCGAACTGGGAAGGCATGGCGCCGTTCCTCCGCTTCCTTCTGCTCCTGGCAGCCCTTGCCGCAGCCTATGGCGCGGCCGCCTGGCTGAAGCATCGCGACCACCCCGCCTTGAGCGACGCCATGGTGCTGGTCGCTTGCCTCGTCTTTGCCGCAGCCATCGCCCTTGTCGGCCAGGCCTATAACCTGGCTGGCGAATTTCGCGACGCGGTATTGTTTTGGACCATTGGCTGCTTTGGCGCGGCACTGCTGACCCGCGCGACGTCCGCCACGATCATGAGCCTGGTCGGTGTCTCGGTCTGGGCCTTTCTGACCACAACCGAGCTCAACACGGTGCCCCATTGGGCAAGCCTTGCCCTGCTGCTCGCGGTCGGCCTCTTCGCCCTTTGGCTCGACAAGACGCTCGCGCGCGCCTTCACGGCCGCACTCGTTTTCTGGGTCGGGCTCACCCTCATCACGCTCACCGAGGCCGTCGACTGGCCCTATATCGGTGGCCTTGCTCTGAGCGCTGCAGTCGCCCTGTTCTTCTGGTCGCTGGGAGCTTTTCTCGCCGGTCTGGCGGGCAGCGAGCCATGGCCTGAACGCTTGCGGGCTCTCGGCCGAGCGCTCGCATGGCCATCGCTTGTCGGCCTTCTCCTCGCGCTGTTCATGATGCAGTTCCTGTTCGATGAGACCAGGGCCGAGGCACTGGGCTGGCTGCTGCCGGCGATCATCGCCGCTCTTGCCGCAGGCTTGGTCGCCCTCTTGGCCGTAAAGCGCGGCATGCTCTCTCTGGCGCACAGTGTGATCGGGCTGATGATCGTGCTCTGCGCCATTCTTTTCGCCTATTGGCAGACGACAAACGGTGTCCCGGCGGGAAATGACGCGACCCTGAGCGAGCCAGGACTATGGTCCCGCCTGGTGATAGCATTCATCATTCTCTGTGCAAGCCTTTGGCTGGTGGCGCTCGCCCAAACCGCCTCTGGCCAGTATGTCCACGGACTCGGCCTCATCGCCTTCGGCGCGGAGGTGCTTTACGTCTATATCGAAACCTTGGGCACGCTGATCGACACGGCCTTGGGCTTCCTGATCGGCGGCATCCTCTTGATCGCGCTTTCATTCGCGCTGCTGAGGCTCGATCGCTGGTTGCGCAGCACGAGGAGCCTACAGCCATGA
- a CDS encoding GDYXXLXY domain-containing protein, whose protein sequence is MTGRLTRIGFVLAFLLQAALLSWMIVGRAMLLANGTEVRLAVVPVDPRDFLRGDYVVLAYDISTLDPAKLAGDDSFNVDDPIYVALVPASAPSPSAPTETAPADPVWQASALYHAYPPDAAGPVLRGRVSGTLDRSGCTQPPCQEYRVDYGLEKFFVPEGEGRALEQLRNDEKLTADIAVGSNGAAVLKRLRVNGDIRYEAGLF, encoded by the coding sequence ATGACCGGCCGGCTCACCCGCATTGGCTTCGTGCTGGCTTTCCTGCTCCAGGCGGCGCTCCTGTCCTGGATGATCGTGGGCCGCGCCATGCTCCTCGCCAACGGCACCGAAGTGCGCCTGGCCGTCGTGCCTGTCGACCCTCGCGACTTCCTGCGCGGCGATTATGTGGTCCTCGCCTATGACATTTCGACACTCGATCCGGCGAAGCTGGCGGGCGATGACAGCTTCAATGTCGATGACCCCATCTACGTGGCGCTGGTGCCGGCATCCGCGCCCTCTCCATCCGCGCCCACGGAGACGGCGCCCGCTGACCCTGTTTGGCAAGCATCTGCGCTCTACCATGCCTATCCCCCCGATGCCGCGGGGCCGGTGCTGCGTGGCCGGGTCAGCGGCACCCTCGACCGGTCGGGCTGTACCCAGCCCCCCTGCCAGGAATATCGTGTGGACTATGGCCTCGAGAAATTCTTTGTTCCCGAGGGTGAAGGCCGTGCGCTGGAGCAGCTTCGCAATGACGAGAAGCTGACCGCCGACATTGCTGTCGGCAGCAATGGCGCCGCCGTCCTCAAACGGCTCCGCGTGAATGGCGACATCCGCTACGAAGCGGGCCTCTTCTGA
- a CDS encoding acetate/propionate family kinase produces the protein MASTLALTVNPGSSTIKFAGFPWEQPEGPAAFRAKIDFSEQPPRLSVSGPQGQEAYPVKQGSREDLAGIMREVLEICEALPAGGQIAAIGHRVVHGGRRFTGPARITRETLADIEALVPLAPLHQPQSVALIKAVAEIRPELAQIASFDTAFHRTQSEIARRFAIPRALHDEGVQRYGFHGLSYAYIAGRLQEIAPDVAKGRVVIAHLGSGASLCGLKGGLSVDTTMGFSTLDGLPMSSRCGALDPGVILHLLQQRGLDADAIEDLLYHRSGLLGVSGLSGDTRVLVERSRDRGPEARQAREAIDLFCFHIARQTAVLANSIGGLDAVVFTAGIGENQPQIRAGACMALAWLGVEIDPRENARNATRIDSRRMPVSVFVIPTDEEWMIAREMRALCA, from the coding sequence ATGGCATCAACTCTCGCGCTCACCGTCAATCCGGGCTCATCAACCATAAAATTCGCGGGCTTCCCCTGGGAGCAGCCGGAGGGCCCCGCCGCGTTTCGCGCCAAAATCGATTTTTCCGAACAGCCGCCGCGGCTTAGCGTGAGCGGACCCCAGGGCCAAGAGGCTTATCCGGTCAAGCAGGGGTCGCGTGAGGATCTCGCGGGGATCATGCGAGAGGTGCTTGAGATCTGCGAAGCCCTGCCCGCCGGAGGGCAGATCGCCGCGATCGGCCACAGGGTTGTGCATGGCGGGCGGCGGTTCACGGGTCCAGCGCGGATTACGAGGGAGACGCTGGCCGACATCGAGGCGCTGGTGCCGCTCGCACCATTGCACCAGCCGCAAAGCGTCGCCCTCATCAAGGCGGTGGCGGAGATCCGGCCTGAGCTTGCGCAGATCGCCTCTTTCGACACAGCCTTCCATCGCACGCAAAGCGAGATCGCGCGGCGGTTTGCCATCCCGCGCGCGCTGCATGACGAGGGCGTGCAGCGCTACGGGTTTCATGGCCTCTCCTATGCCTATATCGCAGGGCGGCTTCAGGAGATTGCACCGGATGTGGCCAAGGGCCGGGTGGTTATCGCGCATCTCGGCAGCGGGGCGAGCCTCTGCGGCCTCAAGGGCGGCCTCAGCGTTGACACGACCATGGGGTTTTCGACACTCGATGGCCTGCCCATGAGCAGCCGCTGCGGGGCGCTCGATCCAGGCGTCATCCTCCATCTTCTGCAGCAGCGCGGGCTCGATGCTGATGCGATTGAGGATCTACTTTATCACAGGTCGGGCCTGCTCGGGGTTTCAGGGCTCAGCGGAGATACGCGCGTGCTCGTGGAGAGATCGCGAGATAGGGGACCGGAGGCTCGTCAGGCGCGGGAGGCGATCGATCTGTTCTGTTTTCATATTGCCCGCCAGACGGCAGTACTTGCCAACAGCATTGGCGGGCTTGATGCGGTGGTGTTCACGGCCGGCATTGGCGAAAATCAGCCGCAGATCAGGGCCGGTGCCTGCATGGCGCTCGCCTGGCTCGGGGTTGAAATCGACCCGCGAGAGAATGCGCGAAACGCCACGCGGATCGATAGCAGGCGGATGCCGGTTTCGGTGTTTGTCATCCCCACGGATGAGGAGTGGATGATCGCCCGAGAAATGCGGGCTCTCTGCGCCTGA